In the Quercus lobata isolate SW786 chromosome 5, ValleyOak3.0 Primary Assembly, whole genome shotgun sequence genome, one interval contains:
- the LOC115992197 gene encoding U-box domain-containing protein 52-like isoform X2, giving the protein MWLPKLHGAKKTEGNGMVALAIDKDKGSQQALRWAADHLLSKGQTVILIHVVHIASSSPYGGYRAVICDSNEAVASPHRKQLEKQTRDLFLTFHCYCTRKDINCLDVLLEDTDIGKALTEYVSYAAIENLVLGASHHGFMRFKSSSVPSTVSKGAPDFCSIYVISKGKASSVRNASRPAPYTSPLLEHIQNINSKRIHPPASPSKRTMNLRERTSFKPHNSSDESVRPPQTKGGRGLNAKAYSDLSESDTEISFVSSDRPSIERLSPTVYDFTDSGRTSRLSTSSDQSFQSIHLDAKFSDLSFLHDISSFSQESGRTSCSWSSQNLDDVESEMRRLKLELKQTMDMYSTACREALTAKQKASELHHWKLTEEHKFEEAKHSEEVALAIAEKERARSKVAMETAEAAKRIAELESQKRANAEMKALKEAAQAREVLENLARSDLKYRRYTIEEIEKATNFFAESQKIGEGGYGPVYRCYLDHTPVAVKVLRPDAAHGRSQFQQEIDILSCIRHPNMVLLLGACPEFGILVYEYMANGSLDDCIFQKGHTPPLSWQIRFRIAAEIATGLLFLHETKPEPLVHRDLKPGNILLDHNYVSKISDVGLARLVPAVAENATQYHMTSTAGTFCYIDPEYQQTGMLGVKSDIYSLGIMLLQLITAKPPMGLTHIVEQSIENGTFTELLDPAVHDWPVEETLCFAKLALKCAELRRKDRPDLCNEIFPELSRLRDIAEEKMNHVHPYASFHPSPNHSNASTQQFLQDVISNPLLENLSSTSSLAEK; this is encoded by the exons atgtggCTTCCAAAATTGCATGGAGCAAAGAAGACAGAAGGAAATGGGATGGTTGCACTTGCCATAGACAAGGACAAAGGGAGCCAACAAGCGCTCAGATGGGCTGCTGACCATCTTCTCTCCAAGGGCCAAACTGTCATTCTAATCCATGTTGTTCATATAGCATCCTCATCtccat ATGGGGGATACCGTGCTGTCATTTGTGATAGCAACGAAGCAGTTGCCTCGCCACACAGAAAACAACTTGAGAAGCAAACTAGGGATCTATTCCTTACCTTCCACTGCTACTGTACTCGTAAAGAT ATAAACTGCCTCGATGTCTTACTTGAAGACACAGATATAGGAAAGGCACTAACAGAATATGTTTCCTATGCTGCAATAGAGAACCTGGTTCTTGGTGCGTCACATCATGGATTTATGAG ATTCAAGTCATCAAGCGTTCCAAGCACTGTATCAAAAGGAGCACCAGATTTCTGCTCTATATATGTGATCTCAAAAGGGAAGGCCTCTTCAGTTCGAAATGCTTCTCGTCCAGCCCCCTATACTTCCCCACTACTTGAACATATTCAGAATATAAACAGCAAACGTATTCATCCTCCTGCCTCACCCTCCAAACGTACCATGAACTTAAGAG AAAGGACGTCATTTAAGCCTCATAACTCAAGCGATGAGTCAGTCAG GCCACCGCAGACAAAAGGAGGAAGAGGTTTGAATGCAAAGGCCTATTCGGACTTATCAGAATCAGATACTGAAATATCATTTGTAAGCTCTGATAGGCCAAGCATTGAACGGCTGTCCCCTACAGTCTATGATTTTACTGATTCAGGCCGAACATCTCGGCTTTCAACCAGCTCAGATCAAAGTTTTCAATCAATCCATTTAGATGCCAAGTTCAGTGACCTCAGTTTTCTGCATGATATCTCATCATTTTCACAGGAGAGTGGTAGAACGTCATGTTCCTGGTCATCCCAAAATTTG GATGATGTGGAATCGGAGATGAGGAGGCTGAAGCTGGAGCTGAAGCAAACAATGGACATGTACAGTACAGCATGCAGAGAAGCACTTACTGCAAAGCAAAAG GCATCGGAGCTGCATCATTGGAAACTTACAGAGGAGCACAAGTTTGAAGAGGCAAAACACTCCGAGGAAGTTGCACTGGCAAtagcagagaaagagagagctagGTCCAAGGTAGCCATGGAAACCGCCGAAGCAGCAAAGAGGATTGCAGAGTTGGAATCACAAAAAAGAGCAAATGCAGAAATGAAAGCCCTCAAAGAAGCAGCGCAAGCTAGGGAGGTTTTGGAAAATCTAGCCCGAAGTGATCTCAAATACAGGAGGTACACTATTGAGGAGATTGAGAAGGCAACAAATTTCTTTGCTGAATCTCAGAAGATTGGGGAAGGAGGTTATGGCCCTGTCTATAGGTGTTACCTTGATCATACACCAGTCGCAGTCAAGGTTTTACGTCCAGATGCTGCTCACGGTAGATCACAATTTCAGCAAGAG ATAGACATACTTAGCTGTATAAGACATCCCAATATGGTACTCCTTCTAGGAGCCTGTCCCGAGTTTGGCATCCTAGTGTATGAATACATGGCTAATGGAAGCTTAGATGACTGTATCTTCCAGAAAGGACACACTCCACCTCTCTCTTGGCAAATCAGGTTCCGAATTGCTGCAGAAATTGCCACTGGCCTACTCTTCCTCCATGAGACCAAGCCAGAGCCACTGGTGCACCGTGACCTCAAGCCAGGAAACATTTTGCTAGACCACAACTATGTGAGTAAGATTAGTGATGTTGGATTGGCCAGGCTCGTACCTGCTGTAGCTGAAAATGCAACACAGTACCACATGACCTCAACAGCTGGAACTTTCTGCTATATTGATCCAGAATATCAACAAACAGGAATGCTTGGTGTGAAGTCTGATATCTATTCCCTAGGAATCATGCTTCTGCAGTTGATAACAGCCAAGCCACCAATGGGGCTGACTCACATTGTTGAACAGTCTATTGAGAACGGCACATTCACTGAGTTGCTGGACCCAGCTGTGCATGATTGGCCAGTCGAAGAAACCTTGTGCTTTGCAAAGCTTGCACTCAAATGTGCAGAACTCAGACGGAAAGACCGGCCAGATCTTTGCAATGAAATTTTTCCAGAGCTCAGTAGATTGAGAGATATAGCTGAAGAAAAAATGAATCATGTGCACCCTTACGCCAGTTTTCATCCCTCGCCCAATCACAGCAATGCTTCAACACAACAG TTTTTGCAGGATGTTATAAGCAATCCACTCCTTGAAAACTTATCAAGTACATCATCACTAGCAGAAAAATAA
- the LOC115992197 gene encoding U-box domain-containing protein 35-like isoform X4, translating to MWLPKLHGAKKTEGNGMVALAIDKDKGSQQALRWAADHLLSKGQTVILIHVVHIASSSPYGGYRAVICDSNEAVASPHRKQLEKQTRDLFLTFHCYCTRKDINCLDVLLEDTDIGKALTEYVSYAAIENLVLGASHHGFMRFKSSSVPSTVSKGAPDFCSIYVISKGKASSVRNASRPAPYTSPLLEHIQNINSKRIHPPASPSKRTMNLRAERTSFKPHNSSDESVRPPQTKGGRGLNAKAYSDLSESDTEISFVSSDRPSIERLSPTVYDFTDSGRTSRLSTSSDQSFQSIHLDAKFSDLSFLHDISSFSQESGRTSCSWSSQNLDDVESEMRRLKLELKQTMDMYSTACREALTAKQKASELHHWKLTEEHKFEEAKHSEEVALAIAEKERARSKVAMETAEAAKRIAELESQKRANAEMKALKEAAQAREVLENLARSDLKYRRYTIEEIEKATNFFAESQKIGEGGYGPVYRCYLDHTPVAVKVLRPDAAHGRSQFQQEIDILSCIRHPNMVLLLGACPEFGILVYEYMANGSLDDCIFQKGHTPPLSWQIRFRIAAEIATGLLFLHETKPEPLVHRDLKPGNILLDHNYVSKISDVGLARLVPAVAENATQYHMTSTAGTFCYIDPEYQQTGMLGVKSDIYSLGIMLLQLITAKPPMGLTHIVEQSIENGTFTELLDPAVHDWPVEETLCFAKLALKCAELRRKDRPDLCNEIFPELSRLRDIAEEKMNHVHPYASFHPSPNHSNASTQQVTE from the exons atgtggCTTCCAAAATTGCATGGAGCAAAGAAGACAGAAGGAAATGGGATGGTTGCACTTGCCATAGACAAGGACAAAGGGAGCCAACAAGCGCTCAGATGGGCTGCTGACCATCTTCTCTCCAAGGGCCAAACTGTCATTCTAATCCATGTTGTTCATATAGCATCCTCATCtccat ATGGGGGATACCGTGCTGTCATTTGTGATAGCAACGAAGCAGTTGCCTCGCCACACAGAAAACAACTTGAGAAGCAAACTAGGGATCTATTCCTTACCTTCCACTGCTACTGTACTCGTAAAGAT ATAAACTGCCTCGATGTCTTACTTGAAGACACAGATATAGGAAAGGCACTAACAGAATATGTTTCCTATGCTGCAATAGAGAACCTGGTTCTTGGTGCGTCACATCATGGATTTATGAG ATTCAAGTCATCAAGCGTTCCAAGCACTGTATCAAAAGGAGCACCAGATTTCTGCTCTATATATGTGATCTCAAAAGGGAAGGCCTCTTCAGTTCGAAATGCTTCTCGTCCAGCCCCCTATACTTCCCCACTACTTGAACATATTCAGAATATAAACAGCAAACGTATTCATCCTCCTGCCTCACCCTCCAAACGTACCATGAACTTAAGAG CAGAAAGGACGTCATTTAAGCCTCATAACTCAAGCGATGAGTCAGTCAG GCCACCGCAGACAAAAGGAGGAAGAGGTTTGAATGCAAAGGCCTATTCGGACTTATCAGAATCAGATACTGAAATATCATTTGTAAGCTCTGATAGGCCAAGCATTGAACGGCTGTCCCCTACAGTCTATGATTTTACTGATTCAGGCCGAACATCTCGGCTTTCAACCAGCTCAGATCAAAGTTTTCAATCAATCCATTTAGATGCCAAGTTCAGTGACCTCAGTTTTCTGCATGATATCTCATCATTTTCACAGGAGAGTGGTAGAACGTCATGTTCCTGGTCATCCCAAAATTTG GATGATGTGGAATCGGAGATGAGGAGGCTGAAGCTGGAGCTGAAGCAAACAATGGACATGTACAGTACAGCATGCAGAGAAGCACTTACTGCAAAGCAAAAG GCATCGGAGCTGCATCATTGGAAACTTACAGAGGAGCACAAGTTTGAAGAGGCAAAACACTCCGAGGAAGTTGCACTGGCAAtagcagagaaagagagagctagGTCCAAGGTAGCCATGGAAACCGCCGAAGCAGCAAAGAGGATTGCAGAGTTGGAATCACAAAAAAGAGCAAATGCAGAAATGAAAGCCCTCAAAGAAGCAGCGCAAGCTAGGGAGGTTTTGGAAAATCTAGCCCGAAGTGATCTCAAATACAGGAGGTACACTATTGAGGAGATTGAGAAGGCAACAAATTTCTTTGCTGAATCTCAGAAGATTGGGGAAGGAGGTTATGGCCCTGTCTATAGGTGTTACCTTGATCATACACCAGTCGCAGTCAAGGTTTTACGTCCAGATGCTGCTCACGGTAGATCACAATTTCAGCAAGAG ATAGACATACTTAGCTGTATAAGACATCCCAATATGGTACTCCTTCTAGGAGCCTGTCCCGAGTTTGGCATCCTAGTGTATGAATACATGGCTAATGGAAGCTTAGATGACTGTATCTTCCAGAAAGGACACACTCCACCTCTCTCTTGGCAAATCAGGTTCCGAATTGCTGCAGAAATTGCCACTGGCCTACTCTTCCTCCATGAGACCAAGCCAGAGCCACTGGTGCACCGTGACCTCAAGCCAGGAAACATTTTGCTAGACCACAACTATGTGAGTAAGATTAGTGATGTTGGATTGGCCAGGCTCGTACCTGCTGTAGCTGAAAATGCAACACAGTACCACATGACCTCAACAGCTGGAACTTTCTGCTATATTGATCCAGAATATCAACAAACAGGAATGCTTGGTGTGAAGTCTGATATCTATTCCCTAGGAATCATGCTTCTGCAGTTGATAACAGCCAAGCCACCAATGGGGCTGACTCACATTGTTGAACAGTCTATTGAGAACGGCACATTCACTGAGTTGCTGGACCCAGCTGTGCATGATTGGCCAGTCGAAGAAACCTTGTGCTTTGCAAAGCTTGCACTCAAATGTGCAGAACTCAGACGGAAAGACCGGCCAGATCTTTGCAATGAAATTTTTCCAGAGCTCAGTAGATTGAGAGATATAGCTGAAGAAAAAATGAATCATGTGCACCCTTACGCCAGTTTTCATCCCTCGCCCAATCACAGCAATGCTTCAACACAACAG GTAACTGAGTAA
- the LOC115992197 gene encoding U-box domain-containing protein 35-like isoform X1, with the protein MWLPKLHGAKKTEGNGMVALAIDKDKGSQQALRWAADHLLSKGQTVILIHVVHIASSSPYGGYRAVICDSNEAVASPHRKQLEKQTRDLFLTFHCYCTRKDINCLDVLLEDTDIGKALTEYVSYAAIENLVLGASHHGFMRFKSSSVPSTVSKGAPDFCSIYVISKGKASSVRNASRPAPYTSPLLEHIQNINSKRIHPPASPSKRTMNLRAERTSFKPHNSSDESVRPPQTKGGRGLNAKAYSDLSESDTEISFVSSDRPSIERLSPTVYDFTDSGRTSRLSTSSDQSFQSIHLDAKFSDLSFLHDISSFSQESGRTSCSWSSQNLDDVESEMRRLKLELKQTMDMYSTACREALTAKQKASELHHWKLTEEHKFEEAKHSEEVALAIAEKERARSKVAMETAEAAKRIAELESQKRANAEMKALKEAAQAREVLENLARSDLKYRRYTIEEIEKATNFFAESQKIGEGGYGPVYRCYLDHTPVAVKVLRPDAAHGRSQFQQEIDILSCIRHPNMVLLLGACPEFGILVYEYMANGSLDDCIFQKGHTPPLSWQIRFRIAAEIATGLLFLHETKPEPLVHRDLKPGNILLDHNYVSKISDVGLARLVPAVAENATQYHMTSTAGTFCYIDPEYQQTGMLGVKSDIYSLGIMLLQLITAKPPMGLTHIVEQSIENGTFTELLDPAVHDWPVEETLCFAKLALKCAELRRKDRPDLCNEIFPELSRLRDIAEEKMNHVHPYASFHPSPNHSNASTQQFLQDVISNPLLENLSSTSSLAEK; encoded by the exons atgtggCTTCCAAAATTGCATGGAGCAAAGAAGACAGAAGGAAATGGGATGGTTGCACTTGCCATAGACAAGGACAAAGGGAGCCAACAAGCGCTCAGATGGGCTGCTGACCATCTTCTCTCCAAGGGCCAAACTGTCATTCTAATCCATGTTGTTCATATAGCATCCTCATCtccat ATGGGGGATACCGTGCTGTCATTTGTGATAGCAACGAAGCAGTTGCCTCGCCACACAGAAAACAACTTGAGAAGCAAACTAGGGATCTATTCCTTACCTTCCACTGCTACTGTACTCGTAAAGAT ATAAACTGCCTCGATGTCTTACTTGAAGACACAGATATAGGAAAGGCACTAACAGAATATGTTTCCTATGCTGCAATAGAGAACCTGGTTCTTGGTGCGTCACATCATGGATTTATGAG ATTCAAGTCATCAAGCGTTCCAAGCACTGTATCAAAAGGAGCACCAGATTTCTGCTCTATATATGTGATCTCAAAAGGGAAGGCCTCTTCAGTTCGAAATGCTTCTCGTCCAGCCCCCTATACTTCCCCACTACTTGAACATATTCAGAATATAAACAGCAAACGTATTCATCCTCCTGCCTCACCCTCCAAACGTACCATGAACTTAAGAG CAGAAAGGACGTCATTTAAGCCTCATAACTCAAGCGATGAGTCAGTCAG GCCACCGCAGACAAAAGGAGGAAGAGGTTTGAATGCAAAGGCCTATTCGGACTTATCAGAATCAGATACTGAAATATCATTTGTAAGCTCTGATAGGCCAAGCATTGAACGGCTGTCCCCTACAGTCTATGATTTTACTGATTCAGGCCGAACATCTCGGCTTTCAACCAGCTCAGATCAAAGTTTTCAATCAATCCATTTAGATGCCAAGTTCAGTGACCTCAGTTTTCTGCATGATATCTCATCATTTTCACAGGAGAGTGGTAGAACGTCATGTTCCTGGTCATCCCAAAATTTG GATGATGTGGAATCGGAGATGAGGAGGCTGAAGCTGGAGCTGAAGCAAACAATGGACATGTACAGTACAGCATGCAGAGAAGCACTTACTGCAAAGCAAAAG GCATCGGAGCTGCATCATTGGAAACTTACAGAGGAGCACAAGTTTGAAGAGGCAAAACACTCCGAGGAAGTTGCACTGGCAAtagcagagaaagagagagctagGTCCAAGGTAGCCATGGAAACCGCCGAAGCAGCAAAGAGGATTGCAGAGTTGGAATCACAAAAAAGAGCAAATGCAGAAATGAAAGCCCTCAAAGAAGCAGCGCAAGCTAGGGAGGTTTTGGAAAATCTAGCCCGAAGTGATCTCAAATACAGGAGGTACACTATTGAGGAGATTGAGAAGGCAACAAATTTCTTTGCTGAATCTCAGAAGATTGGGGAAGGAGGTTATGGCCCTGTCTATAGGTGTTACCTTGATCATACACCAGTCGCAGTCAAGGTTTTACGTCCAGATGCTGCTCACGGTAGATCACAATTTCAGCAAGAG ATAGACATACTTAGCTGTATAAGACATCCCAATATGGTACTCCTTCTAGGAGCCTGTCCCGAGTTTGGCATCCTAGTGTATGAATACATGGCTAATGGAAGCTTAGATGACTGTATCTTCCAGAAAGGACACACTCCACCTCTCTCTTGGCAAATCAGGTTCCGAATTGCTGCAGAAATTGCCACTGGCCTACTCTTCCTCCATGAGACCAAGCCAGAGCCACTGGTGCACCGTGACCTCAAGCCAGGAAACATTTTGCTAGACCACAACTATGTGAGTAAGATTAGTGATGTTGGATTGGCCAGGCTCGTACCTGCTGTAGCTGAAAATGCAACACAGTACCACATGACCTCAACAGCTGGAACTTTCTGCTATATTGATCCAGAATATCAACAAACAGGAATGCTTGGTGTGAAGTCTGATATCTATTCCCTAGGAATCATGCTTCTGCAGTTGATAACAGCCAAGCCACCAATGGGGCTGACTCACATTGTTGAACAGTCTATTGAGAACGGCACATTCACTGAGTTGCTGGACCCAGCTGTGCATGATTGGCCAGTCGAAGAAACCTTGTGCTTTGCAAAGCTTGCACTCAAATGTGCAGAACTCAGACGGAAAGACCGGCCAGATCTTTGCAATGAAATTTTTCCAGAGCTCAGTAGATTGAGAGATATAGCTGAAGAAAAAATGAATCATGTGCACCCTTACGCCAGTTTTCATCCCTCGCCCAATCACAGCAATGCTTCAACACAACAG TTTTTGCAGGATGTTATAAGCAATCCACTCCTTGAAAACTTATCAAGTACATCATCACTAGCAGAAAAATAA
- the LOC115992197 gene encoding U-box domain-containing protein 35-like isoform X3, translated as MWLPKLHGAKKTEGNGMVALAIDKDKGSQQALRWAADHLLSKGQTVILIHVVHIASSSPYGGYRAVICDSNEAVASPHRKQLEKQTRDLFLTFHCYCTRKDINCLDVLLEDTDIGKALTEYVSYAAIENLVLGASHHGFMRFKSSSVPSTVSKGAPDFCSIYVISKGKASSVRNASRPAPYTSPLLEHIQNINSKRIHPPASPSKRTMNLRAERTSFKPHNSSDESVRPPQTKGGRGLNAKAYSDLSESDTEISFVSSDRPSIERLSPTVYDFTDSGRTSRLSTSSDQSFQSIHLDAKFSDLSFLHDISSFSQESGRTSCSWSSQNLDDVESEMRRLKLELKQTMDMYSTACREALTAKQKASELHHWKLTEEHKFEEAKHSEEVALAIAEKERARSKVAMETAEAAKRIAELESQKRANAEMKALKEAAQAREVLENLARSDLKYRRYTIEEIEKATNFFAESQKIGEGGYGPVYRCYLDHTPVAVKVLRPDAAHGRSQFQQEIDILSCIRHPNMVLLLGACPEFGILVYEYMANGSLDDCIFQKGHTPPLSWQIRFRIAAEIATGLLFLHETKPEPLVHRDLKPGNILLDHNYVSKISDVGLARLVPAVAENATQYHMTSTAGTFCYIDPEYQQTGMLGVKSDIYSLGIMLLQLITAKPPMGLTHIVEQSIENGTFTELLDPAVHDWPVEETLCFAKLALKCAELRRKDRPDLCNEIFPELSRLRDIAEEKMNHVHPYASFHPSPNHSNASTQQDVISNPLLENLSSTSSLAEK; from the exons atgtggCTTCCAAAATTGCATGGAGCAAAGAAGACAGAAGGAAATGGGATGGTTGCACTTGCCATAGACAAGGACAAAGGGAGCCAACAAGCGCTCAGATGGGCTGCTGACCATCTTCTCTCCAAGGGCCAAACTGTCATTCTAATCCATGTTGTTCATATAGCATCCTCATCtccat ATGGGGGATACCGTGCTGTCATTTGTGATAGCAACGAAGCAGTTGCCTCGCCACACAGAAAACAACTTGAGAAGCAAACTAGGGATCTATTCCTTACCTTCCACTGCTACTGTACTCGTAAAGAT ATAAACTGCCTCGATGTCTTACTTGAAGACACAGATATAGGAAAGGCACTAACAGAATATGTTTCCTATGCTGCAATAGAGAACCTGGTTCTTGGTGCGTCACATCATGGATTTATGAG ATTCAAGTCATCAAGCGTTCCAAGCACTGTATCAAAAGGAGCACCAGATTTCTGCTCTATATATGTGATCTCAAAAGGGAAGGCCTCTTCAGTTCGAAATGCTTCTCGTCCAGCCCCCTATACTTCCCCACTACTTGAACATATTCAGAATATAAACAGCAAACGTATTCATCCTCCTGCCTCACCCTCCAAACGTACCATGAACTTAAGAG CAGAAAGGACGTCATTTAAGCCTCATAACTCAAGCGATGAGTCAGTCAG GCCACCGCAGACAAAAGGAGGAAGAGGTTTGAATGCAAAGGCCTATTCGGACTTATCAGAATCAGATACTGAAATATCATTTGTAAGCTCTGATAGGCCAAGCATTGAACGGCTGTCCCCTACAGTCTATGATTTTACTGATTCAGGCCGAACATCTCGGCTTTCAACCAGCTCAGATCAAAGTTTTCAATCAATCCATTTAGATGCCAAGTTCAGTGACCTCAGTTTTCTGCATGATATCTCATCATTTTCACAGGAGAGTGGTAGAACGTCATGTTCCTGGTCATCCCAAAATTTG GATGATGTGGAATCGGAGATGAGGAGGCTGAAGCTGGAGCTGAAGCAAACAATGGACATGTACAGTACAGCATGCAGAGAAGCACTTACTGCAAAGCAAAAG GCATCGGAGCTGCATCATTGGAAACTTACAGAGGAGCACAAGTTTGAAGAGGCAAAACACTCCGAGGAAGTTGCACTGGCAAtagcagagaaagagagagctagGTCCAAGGTAGCCATGGAAACCGCCGAAGCAGCAAAGAGGATTGCAGAGTTGGAATCACAAAAAAGAGCAAATGCAGAAATGAAAGCCCTCAAAGAAGCAGCGCAAGCTAGGGAGGTTTTGGAAAATCTAGCCCGAAGTGATCTCAAATACAGGAGGTACACTATTGAGGAGATTGAGAAGGCAACAAATTTCTTTGCTGAATCTCAGAAGATTGGGGAAGGAGGTTATGGCCCTGTCTATAGGTGTTACCTTGATCATACACCAGTCGCAGTCAAGGTTTTACGTCCAGATGCTGCTCACGGTAGATCACAATTTCAGCAAGAG ATAGACATACTTAGCTGTATAAGACATCCCAATATGGTACTCCTTCTAGGAGCCTGTCCCGAGTTTGGCATCCTAGTGTATGAATACATGGCTAATGGAAGCTTAGATGACTGTATCTTCCAGAAAGGACACACTCCACCTCTCTCTTGGCAAATCAGGTTCCGAATTGCTGCAGAAATTGCCACTGGCCTACTCTTCCTCCATGAGACCAAGCCAGAGCCACTGGTGCACCGTGACCTCAAGCCAGGAAACATTTTGCTAGACCACAACTATGTGAGTAAGATTAGTGATGTTGGATTGGCCAGGCTCGTACCTGCTGTAGCTGAAAATGCAACACAGTACCACATGACCTCAACAGCTGGAACTTTCTGCTATATTGATCCAGAATATCAACAAACAGGAATGCTTGGTGTGAAGTCTGATATCTATTCCCTAGGAATCATGCTTCTGCAGTTGATAACAGCCAAGCCACCAATGGGGCTGACTCACATTGTTGAACAGTCTATTGAGAACGGCACATTCACTGAGTTGCTGGACCCAGCTGTGCATGATTGGCCAGTCGAAGAAACCTTGTGCTTTGCAAAGCTTGCACTCAAATGTGCAGAACTCAGACGGAAAGACCGGCCAGATCTTTGCAATGAAATTTTTCCAGAGCTCAGTAGATTGAGAGATATAGCTGAAGAAAAAATGAATCATGTGCACCCTTACGCCAGTTTTCATCCCTCGCCCAATCACAGCAATGCTTCAACACAACAG GATGTTATAAGCAATCCACTCCTTGAAAACTTATCAAGTACATCATCACTAGCAGAAAAATAA